The following are encoded together in the Erwinia sp. E602 genome:
- the ccdB gene encoding type II toxin-antitoxin system toxin CcdB — MQFILYEYRRISHYKMFVDVQSDIVETPKRRMVIPLTEAHHLSEKVNKTLFPLIPVNGENYRLMTTELSSVPVDVIGGAITDLGDYADDIKNAINLMFWGI; from the coding sequence ATGCAGTTCATTCTTTACGAATACAGGCGAATCAGCCACTACAAAATGTTTGTCGATGTGCAAAGTGACATTGTCGAGACGCCGAAACGGCGGATGGTCATTCCACTGACAGAAGCACATCATCTTTCTGAGAAAGTGAATAAGACGCTATTCCCTCTGATTCCCGTCAATGGTGAAAATTACAGGCTGATGACAACTGAGCTATCGAGCGTTCCTGTTGACGTCATTGGTGGAGCGATTACCGATCTTGGTGACTACGCGGATGATATTAAGAACGCTATTAATCTTATGTTTTGGGGGATTTGA
- a CDS encoding transglutaminase family protein, translating into MKLTIEHKTCFSYQHQVKQSTQYLRLTPQDSSHQQIISWELQLPDQAVCTTDAYGNVLHVLTLDRPHQQIEIAARGVVEIIEGGDRFAPADDRLSPLVFLRLSPLTQPDTAIREFACRYYREEAPLASLERLMGELLLKMPYQPGSTRVTDSAAEVFAAGSGVCQDHSHVFLACCRSLQIPARYVSGYLYTDNVEHVATHAWVEAWLDGHWHSFDITNNTRNVRHHLRLAIGVDYLDACPVRGMRIGGGSEEMQAVAAVQQMASQQ; encoded by the coding sequence ATGAAACTGACCATTGAGCACAAGACCTGCTTCAGCTATCAGCATCAGGTTAAACAGAGCACCCAGTACCTGCGGCTGACCCCGCAGGACTCCAGCCACCAGCAGATTATCTCGTGGGAATTGCAGCTGCCGGACCAGGCGGTGTGCACCACCGACGCCTATGGCAACGTGCTGCACGTGCTGACCCTCGACCGTCCGCATCAGCAGATTGAGATCGCCGCGCGCGGCGTGGTGGAGATAATCGAAGGCGGCGATCGGTTTGCGCCAGCGGACGACAGGCTGTCACCGCTGGTGTTTCTGCGCCTCAGCCCGCTGACCCAGCCGGATACGGCCATCCGGGAATTTGCCTGCCGTTATTATCGCGAAGAGGCGCCGCTGGCCAGCCTTGAACGCCTGATGGGAGAGCTGCTGTTGAAGATGCCCTATCAGCCCGGCAGCACCCGGGTCACCGACAGCGCGGCCGAGGTGTTTGCCGCCGGCAGCGGCGTCTGCCAGGATCACAGCCACGTGTTCCTCGCCTGCTGCCGCAGCCTGCAGATCCCGGCGCGCTACGTCAGCGGCTATCTCTACACCGATAATGTGGAACATGTCGCCACCCATGCCTGGGTGGAAGCGTGGCTGGACGGCCACTGGCACAGTTTTGATATTACCAATAACACCCGCAACGTCCGCCATCACCTGCGGCTGGCGATCGGCGTTGACTATCTCGACGCCTGTCCGGTGCGCGGCATGCGCATCGGCGGCGGCAGCGAAGAGATGCAGGCCGTGGCTGCGGTGCAGCAGATGGCTTCCCAGCAGTAA
- a CDS encoding cytosine permease: MSTTETSPPLLEKHTIGFVPLNERHGKTRDLFTLWFGGNIAPLPVVTGALGVQVFNLNLLWGIVAIVVGQLAGGALMALHSAQGPQMGIPQMIQSRAQFGSRGALLVVVIAGVMYIGFFTSNIVLAGESLHGIAPGVPLPAGIILAAVGSGIIGMIGYRIIHLLNRIASWVLGTGIIVGFGYIFSHIHSADFLTRGSFSLYGWLATVSLAALWQIAFAPYVSDYSRYLPAGVPVAATFRATYFGSTLGSSLSFIFGAVAVLAVPAGAGTMDAVRIATGAIGPLMLVLFMLSVISHNALNLYGAVMSVITLVQTFFWRWIPGGKSRSVLSVIALTGCSVAALFASTDFIGHFVNLVLALLVVLVPWTAINLIDFYAIHQGRYDISAIFQADGGIYGRYNPQALLAYAIGILVQLPFMNTPLYTGPVAAWVHGADLSWLIGLLVTSPLYYRLARSARRRRPHGEPDPGS; the protein is encoded by the coding sequence ATGTCCACAACGGAAACATCGCCGCCGCTGCTTGAGAAACACACCATTGGCTTTGTCCCCCTCAACGAGCGCCACGGCAAAACCCGCGATCTTTTCACGCTGTGGTTTGGCGGAAATATCGCGCCGCTGCCGGTGGTGACCGGTGCACTTGGCGTGCAGGTTTTTAATCTGAATTTGCTGTGGGGCATTGTGGCGATTGTTGTGGGGCAGCTGGCAGGCGGCGCGCTGATGGCGCTGCACTCCGCCCAGGGGCCACAGATGGGTATTCCACAGATGATTCAGAGCCGTGCGCAGTTCGGTTCGCGGGGGGCGCTGCTGGTGGTGGTTATTGCCGGGGTGATGTATATCGGTTTTTTTACCTCAAATATCGTCCTGGCAGGTGAATCGCTGCACGGTATTGCCCCCGGCGTACCTTTGCCTGCCGGCATTATTCTTGCCGCCGTGGGTTCCGGGATTATCGGCATGATTGGCTACCGCATTATTCATCTGCTTAACCGTATTGCCAGCTGGGTGCTGGGCACCGGTATTATTGTCGGTTTTGGCTATATTTTCAGCCACATTCACAGCGCCGACTTTCTGACGCGCGGCAGCTTTTCGCTCTACGGCTGGCTGGCGACGGTATCACTGGCGGCGCTCTGGCAGATCGCCTTTGCCCCTTATGTTTCCGACTATTCCCGCTATCTGCCTGCCGGAGTGCCCGTCGCAGCGACCTTCCGGGCGACCTATTTTGGCTCAACGCTCGGCTCGAGCCTGTCATTTATTTTTGGCGCCGTCGCGGTGCTGGCCGTTCCCGCAGGGGCCGGGACCATGGATGCCGTCAGGATAGCCACCGGGGCCATCGGGCCGCTGATGCTGGTGCTGTTTATGCTGAGCGTTATCAGCCATAACGCGCTGAATCTGTATGGCGCAGTGATGTCGGTTATCACCCTGGTGCAGACCTTTTTCTGGCGCTGGATCCCCGGCGGTAAAAGCCGCTCGGTGCTGTCGGTCATCGCCCTGACGGGCTGTTCGGTCGCGGCGCTCTTTGCCTCGACGGATTTTATCGGCCATTTCGTGAACCTGGTGCTGGCACTGCTGGTGGTTCTGGTGCCCTGGACCGCGATAAACCTGATCGACTTCTACGCCATTCACCAGGGCCGGTACGACATCAGCGCTATTTTCCAGGCCGATGGCGGGATCTACGGCCGCTACAACCCGCAGGCGCTGCTGGCTTATGCCATCGGCATTCTGGTGCAGTTGCCGTTTATGAACACGCCGCTGTATACCGGCCCGGTAGCGGCCTGGGTTCACGGGGCCGATCTCTCCTGGCTTATCGGCCTGCTGGTGACGTCACCACTCTATTACCGGCTGGCACGCAGCGCCCGCCGCCGCAGGCCGCACGGCGAGCCTGATCCGGGCAGTTAA
- a CDS encoding SiaB family protein kinase yields MITSDVILSRLLADTPHDAVALHYTGFFSQPGVVAMGEVIRLYLEKHEASFPLRRRLFSTFVEMVQNIMRYSSDSRALCRDNDELRFGAICVGTRDGRYVCESANLIRSDEAARLTRCLEEILAMDAAEIKAAYKHALQSESPAWSKGAHVGLLTLARDASQPLEFTFRRVESTDLSAFWLKAIL; encoded by the coding sequence ATGATAACCAGCGATGTAATCCTTAGCCGCCTGCTGGCGGATACGCCACACGACGCGGTGGCACTGCACTACACCGGTTTTTTTTCGCAGCCAGGGGTGGTGGCGATGGGTGAAGTGATCCGCCTCTATCTGGAGAAGCATGAAGCCTCGTTTCCACTGCGCCGCCGGCTGTTCTCCACCTTTGTTGAGATGGTGCAGAACATCATGCGCTACTCGTCGGACAGCCGCGCGCTGTGCCGCGACAACGACGAGCTGCGTTTTGGGGCCATCTGCGTCGGCACCCGTGACGGGCGCTACGTTTGTGAGAGCGCAAACCTGATCCGCAGCGACGAGGCCGCGAGGCTGACCCGCTGCCTGGAAGAGATCCTCGCGATGGATGCGGCAGAGATTAAGGCGGCTTATAAACACGCGCTACAAAGCGAAAGTCCGGCCTGGAGTAAAGGGGCGCACGTCGGGTTACTGACGCTGGCGCGCGATGCCAGCCAGCCGCTGGAGTTTACTTTTCGCCGGGTGGAATCGACGGATCTCTCCGCGTTCTGGCTGAAGGCGATACTTTAA
- the ccdA gene encoding type II toxin-antitoxin system antitoxin CcdA gives MKHRVSVTVDKDHYQVLSAAGINISGLVNEAIGREARRIKAEEWKKENREGMEEVARFIAHNGSFADENRNW, from the coding sequence ATGAAACACCGCGTTAGCGTTACCGTAGACAAAGACCATTATCAGGTGCTTAGTGCTGCGGGGATCAACATCTCCGGGCTGGTGAACGAGGCAATTGGCAGGGAAGCTCGCCGCATCAAGGCTGAAGAGTGGAAAAAGGAAAACCGTGAGGGAATGGAGGAAGTCGCCCGATTCATCGCACACAATGGCTCTTTTGCGGATGAAAACAGGAACTGGTGA
- a CDS encoding SpoIIE family protein phosphatase, whose protein sequence is MDLAPGNTDPRRPATRPHTARELCIRVPVVSPESDNLTVMALFAGHHGLIALPVVEEGRPFGLINRHLFLSQMARPFFHELYDRKSCIAFMDKSPLVIDAESTLENVAQQMVASGDKSLTDGFILTDNGDYIGMGLGIDLIKTVSGLQAEQHRQIMQSIEYARVIQEAMLDQSRRLLSRELRDSCLCWQPRDCVGGDYYAFKPFTHGWLLLMGDCTGHGVPGAFMTVILSSALEKALTRCGPDQPDLLLQQINGYIKQTLGQQQAAQQTSLSNDGCDALVLFIDNAQQRLIWAGARLSALVLAADGGEPCWLSSDRMGVGYTDTPADYQWTRHERPLRPGDLIFTFTDGLSDQVGGDRNIMFGRKRIQQLLETHRHRPASELMQAVEAAYAGWQGHQPRRDDMTFLGFRY, encoded by the coding sequence ATGGACTTAGCACCAGGTAACACTGACCCTCGCCGCCCGGCTACGCGCCCGCACACCGCGCGTGAGCTGTGCATTCGCGTGCCCGTTGTTTCGCCGGAAAGCGATAATCTGACGGTGATGGCGCTGTTTGCCGGGCACCACGGGCTGATCGCGCTGCCGGTGGTGGAAGAGGGCAGGCCGTTTGGTTTAATCAACCGCCATCTGTTTCTGTCGCAGATGGCCCGTCCCTTCTTTCACGAACTCTACGATCGTAAAAGCTGCATCGCCTTTATGGACAAAAGTCCGCTGGTGATCGATGCCGAAAGCACGCTGGAAAACGTCGCGCAGCAGATGGTCGCCTCCGGTGATAAGTCGCTGACCGACGGCTTTATCCTCACCGATAACGGCGACTATATCGGCATGGGGCTGGGTATCGATCTGATTAAGACCGTCTCCGGGCTGCAGGCGGAGCAGCACCGGCAGATTATGCAGAGCATTGAGTACGCGCGGGTGATCCAGGAAGCGATGCTCGACCAGTCGCGACGTCTGTTAAGCCGCGAGCTGCGGGACAGCTGCCTGTGCTGGCAGCCGCGCGACTGCGTCGGCGGAGATTACTATGCCTTTAAGCCCTTTACGCACGGCTGGCTGCTGCTGATGGGTGACTGCACCGGTCACGGCGTGCCCGGTGCCTTTATGACGGTGATCCTCTCGTCGGCGCTGGAAAAAGCGCTGACCCGCTGTGGACCGGACCAGCCCGATCTGCTGTTGCAGCAGATCAACGGCTACATCAAGCAGACGCTGGGGCAGCAGCAGGCGGCGCAGCAGACTTCGCTGTCCAACGACGGCTGCGACGCGCTGGTGCTGTTTATCGATAACGCGCAGCAGCGGCTGATCTGGGCCGGTGCACGTCTGTCGGCGCTGGTGCTGGCGGCGGACGGCGGCGAACCCTGCTGGCTGAGCAGTGACCGGATGGGCGTCGGCTACACCGATACCCCGGCCGACTACCAGTGGACGCGTCACGAGCGGCCGCTGCGCCCCGGCGACCTGATTTTTACCTTCACCGATGGCCTGAGCGATCAGGTTGGCGGCGATCGCAACATTATGTTTGGCCGTAAACGCATTCAGCAGCTGCTGGAAACCCATCGCCACCGCCCGGCCAGCGAACTGATGCAGGCGGTAGAAGCGGCATACGCCGGCTGGCAGGGGCACCAGCCGCGGCGTGATGATATGACCTTTTTAGGCTTTCGATACTGA
- a CDS encoding DUF1987 domain-containing protein translates to MHTISIPATATTPAVEFDFSAGRLSLSGESWPENAAAFYRPLLAAVEGWAEQPQPQPMLSIHVSLSYFNSSSTKMLFGLFALLNGVAEGRQPTELHWYYDAEDDVAEEFGQELSVDFPALEVIFHPGEAG, encoded by the coding sequence ATGCACACAATTTCGATTCCGGCGACGGCGACCACGCCGGCCGTTGAGTTTGATTTTTCCGCCGGAAGGCTGTCGCTGAGCGGCGAGTCCTGGCCGGAGAACGCGGCGGCCTTTTACCGCCCGCTGCTGGCCGCGGTGGAGGGCTGGGCAGAGCAGCCGCAGCCGCAGCCGATGCTGAGCATTCACGTGTCGCTGAGCTACTTCAACAGCTCCAGCACCAAGATGCTGTTCGGGCTGTTTGCGCTGCTGAACGGCGTGGCGGAGGGGAGGCAGCCGACAGAGCTGCACTGGTATTACGACGCGGAAGATGACGTGGCGGAAGAGTTTGGTCAGGAGCTGAGCGTCGATTTCCCGGCGCTAGAGGTGATTTTCCACCCGGGGGAAGCGGGATGA
- a CDS encoding GGDEF domain-containing protein, with the protein MSGLAELFTDENALLERSREVAAQPGRDAETYRSALLELNGHYQRLMRESWRVISRSDRAERELTLLNEQLRELAQRLEYEASHDPLTGVYNRSAIINRISSALLQDEAALILLDIDHFKVINDTWGHPTGDAVIGELIRRIERSVPASGSVGRVGGEEFTILLPGATLGQAGVVAGYIHASLNMSPLSVLPERLVTVSLGVSWGGQHSRFEQLYAEADVALYAAKHAGRNRVHYASSATG; encoded by the coding sequence ATGAGCGGCCTGGCCGAGCTGTTCACGGATGAAAATGCCCTTCTTGAGCGCTCGCGGGAGGTCGCCGCGCAGCCAGGCCGCGACGCCGAAACCTACCGCAGCGCCCTGCTGGAGCTGAACGGTCACTATCAGCGGCTGATGCGCGAATCATGGCGGGTGATCTCGCGCAGCGACCGTGCCGAACGCGAGCTGACCCTGCTGAATGAACAGCTGCGTGAACTGGCGCAGCGGCTGGAGTATGAAGCCAGCCACGACCCGCTCACCGGCGTGTATAACCGCAGCGCCATTATCAACCGCATCAGCAGCGCGCTGCTGCAGGATGAAGCGGCGCTGATCCTGCTGGATATCGATCACTTTAAGGTGATTAACGACACCTGGGGTCACCCGACCGGCGATGCGGTAATCGGTGAGCTGATCCGCCGTATTGAACGTTCGGTACCGGCCAGCGGCAGCGTTGGCCGCGTTGGCGGCGAAGAGTTTACCATCCTGCTGCCGGGGGCGACGCTGGGGCAGGCGGGCGTGGTGGCGGGCTATATTCACGCCTCGCTGAATATGTCGCCGCTGTCGGTGCTGCCTGAGCGGCTGGTGACGGTCAGCCTCGGCGTCAGCTGGGGCGGGCAGCACAGCCGTTTTGAACAGCTGTACGCCGAGGCTGACGTGGCGCTGTACGCGGCAAAACACGCCGGGCGAAACCGGGTGCATTACGCCAGTTCAGCCACCGGCTAA
- the murP gene encoding PTS N-acetylmuramic acid transporter subunit IIBC, with product MAKINPQLMADILLLTGGKHNIRLCGHCMTRLRLTLSDDRLVRRDKLKALPGVLGVINSDDQLQIILGPGKAQTAAEMMNALLAEGDDGTAGGRGEDGTPATGGEPLSAAALAGDTKRKIKAKQTSAVHQFLAKFATIFTPLIPGFIAAGMLLGFATLIEQGMLAGVAESERNATVVHIVAWMKLFGKGLFTFLPILIGYNAQKAFGGSGVNGAIIAALFLLGYNPAATTGTFSGTDNFFGLPIDPRGNIIGVLLAAILGAWVERQLRKVIPDNLDMILTSTLTLLITSALTFTLIMPIGGELFKGMSWLFLHLNGNPFGTAILAGLFLIAVVFGVHQGFIPVYFALMDAQGFNSLFPILAMAGGGQVGAALALYCRSAKGSVLRNQVKGAIIPGLLGVGEPLIYAVTLPRVKPFVTACIGGACGGFFIGLVAWLGLPVGLNTVFGPSGLVALPLMTSAQGIWAGMAVYAAGVAISYIAGFVVTWFFGHQQVDLS from the coding sequence ATGGCGAAGATCAACCCGCAGCTTATGGCAGACATTCTGCTGCTGACAGGCGGCAAGCATAATATCCGCCTCTGTGGCCACTGCATGACCCGCCTGCGTCTGACGCTCAGTGACGATCGGTTAGTCCGGCGGGATAAGCTCAAGGCGCTGCCGGGCGTGTTAGGGGTGATCAACAGCGACGACCAGCTGCAGATTATCCTCGGCCCTGGCAAGGCGCAGACCGCCGCGGAGATGATGAACGCGCTGCTGGCAGAGGGGGATGACGGCACCGCAGGGGGCAGGGGCGAGGACGGCACCCCGGCAACGGGCGGTGAACCGCTGAGCGCAGCGGCGCTGGCCGGTGACACTAAACGGAAAATAAAGGCGAAGCAGACCAGCGCGGTGCACCAGTTCCTCGCTAAATTTGCCACCATCTTTACGCCGCTGATCCCGGGGTTTATCGCCGCCGGGATGCTGCTGGGCTTCGCGACCTTAATCGAGCAGGGGATGCTGGCCGGCGTGGCGGAGAGCGAACGCAACGCCACCGTGGTGCATATCGTTGCCTGGATGAAGCTGTTCGGGAAGGGGCTGTTTACCTTCCTGCCGATCCTGATTGGCTATAACGCGCAGAAGGCGTTTGGCGGCTCCGGCGTCAACGGTGCGATTATCGCCGCGCTGTTCCTGCTCGGCTACAACCCGGCAGCCACCACCGGCACCTTCTCCGGCACCGATAACTTCTTCGGTTTACCCATCGATCCGCGCGGCAATATTATCGGCGTACTGCTGGCCGCCATTCTCGGCGCCTGGGTGGAGCGCCAGCTGCGTAAGGTGATCCCGGACAACCTGGATATGATCCTTACCTCGACGCTGACGCTGCTGATCACCAGCGCGCTGACCTTTACACTGATTATGCCGATCGGCGGCGAGCTGTTTAAGGGCATGTCGTGGCTGTTCCTGCACCTCAACGGCAATCCGTTCGGCACCGCCATTCTCGCCGGGCTGTTTCTGATTGCGGTGGTGTTCGGCGTGCATCAGGGCTTTATCCCGGTCTACTTTGCGCTGATGGATGCGCAGGGCTTTAACTCGCTGTTCCCGATTCTGGCGATGGCCGGCGGCGGCCAGGTCGGCGCGGCGCTGGCGCTCTACTGCCGTTCTGCAAAAGGATCCGTGCTGCGCAACCAGGTGAAGGGGGCGATTATTCCCGGTCTGCTGGGGGTAGGGGAGCCGCTGATCTACGCGGTAACGCTGCCGCGGGTGAAGCCGTTCGTTACCGCCTGTATCGGCGGCGCCTGCGGCGGCTTCTTTATCGGCCTGGTCGCCTGGCTGGGGCTGCCGGTGGGGCTGAATACCGTCTTTGGCCCGTCCGGGCTGGTGGCGCTGCCGCTGATGACCTCCGCGCAGGGGATCTGGGCCGGCATGGCGGTGTATGCGGCCGGTGTGGCGATCTCTTATATCGCCGGGTTTGTGGTGACGTGGTTCTTCGGGCATCAGCAGGTGGATTTGAGCTGA
- a CDS encoding LysR family transcriptional regulator, which translates to MANYTLRQLRYFVTTVEYGSVAEASRRLFIAQPSVSAAIKTLEDNFGVQLLIRHHAQGVSLTPSGSRFHRRAVKLLRMAHEFEQNALADSDSVAGKVDVACFETVAPLILPRLICGFKARYPGVEVMIRDGEQDELLQGVATGRFDLALLYQHELGDTLTIEPLVAPRKPYILLPANHPLAARREVSLTDLATEPMVLLDVLPSRNYFISLFTRAGITPNIVFSSPSLELVRGMVGCGAGFAVLVTRPGGDRSYDGQPLAVAELQDEVEGSALAAVWLADGRLTKPAELFVAFCKSELPGML; encoded by the coding sequence ATGGCCAATTACACACTGCGTCAGCTGAGGTATTTCGTCACCACGGTGGAGTATGGCAGCGTGGCGGAAGCGTCGCGCAGGCTGTTTATCGCCCAGCCTTCTGTCTCAGCGGCGATCAAAACGCTGGAGGATAACTTTGGCGTGCAGCTGCTGATCCGCCACCACGCGCAGGGCGTCTCGCTAACCCCTTCCGGCAGCCGTTTTCACCGCAGGGCGGTAAAGCTGCTGCGGATGGCCCATGAGTTTGAACAGAACGCGCTGGCGGATAGCGATAGTGTGGCGGGTAAAGTTGACGTCGCCTGCTTTGAAACCGTGGCACCGCTGATTCTGCCGAGGCTGATCTGCGGTTTCAAAGCGCGCTATCCCGGCGTGGAGGTGATGATCCGCGACGGCGAGCAGGATGAGCTGCTACAGGGGGTCGCCACCGGCCGCTTTGACCTGGCGCTGCTGTATCAGCATGAGCTGGGCGACACCCTGACCATTGAACCGCTGGTTGCGCCGAGAAAGCCCTATATTCTGCTGCCTGCGAACCACCCGCTGGCAGCACGGCGCGAAGTGTCGCTGACCGATCTCGCCACTGAGCCGATGGTGCTGCTGGACGTACTGCCCAGCCGCAACTACTTTATCAGCCTGTTCACCCGGGCCGGTATCACACCGAATATTGTCTTCAGCTCCCCCTCCCTTGAGCTGGTGCGCGGCATGGTCGGCTGTGGTGCCGGCTTTGCCGTTCTGGTTACCCGGCCAGGCGGCGACCGCAGCTACGATGGCCAGCCGCTGGCGGTGGCAGAACTGCAGGATGAGGTGGAAGGCTCTGCCCTGGCCGCCGTCTGGCTGGCGGACGGGCGGCTGACCAAACCGGCTGAGCTGTTCGTGGCCTTCTGCAAGTCTGAGCTGCCGGGAATGCTGTAA
- a CDS encoding circularly permuted type 2 ATP-grasp protein — MNKNYETAPHFYDEMVLSNGQYRPHYREYWQWLQQADRQAVARKREEAELLFHRLGITFNVYNDDGGAERLIPFDSVPRIIPASEWAMLDKGIRQRVQALNAFLHDIYHEQHILKAGIVPAEQVLVNDQYQPCMQGINLHRNLYAHIVGVDMVRNSDGECYVLEDNLRTPSGVSYMLENRKMMMRLYPELFADQRIAPVERYPSLLLQTLRESSPVNDPVVVVLTPGRFNSAYFEHSFLAQQMGVELVESADLFVKDGALLMRTTAGPCKVDVVYRRVDDAFLDPLAFRADSMLGVPGLLSVYRSGNVVLANAIGTGVADDKSIYPYVPDMVRFYLNEDPILNNVPTWQCRRPDELSWVLANLEQLVVKEVHGAGGYGMLIGPVASRQELADFRARLQAKPHNYIAQNTLALSTCPTFVDQGLAPRHIDLRPFALSGAEIRLVPGGLTRVALTAGSLVVNSSQGGGTKDTWVLEDDAC, encoded by the coding sequence ATGAATAAGAACTATGAAACAGCGCCGCACTTTTATGATGAAATGGTGCTGAGCAATGGACAGTACCGCCCACATTATCGGGAATACTGGCAGTGGCTGCAGCAGGCTGACCGGCAGGCGGTGGCCCGCAAACGTGAAGAGGCAGAGCTGCTGTTTCACCGCCTGGGCATCACCTTTAACGTCTACAACGACGATGGCGGGGCGGAACGCTTAATTCCCTTCGACAGCGTGCCGCGCATTATCCCCGCCAGCGAGTGGGCGATGCTGGATAAAGGCATCCGCCAGCGGGTGCAGGCGCTCAACGCCTTTCTGCACGACATCTACCATGAACAACATATCCTGAAAGCCGGCATCGTCCCCGCCGAACAGGTGCTGGTGAACGACCAGTACCAGCCCTGTATGCAGGGTATCAATCTGCACCGCAATCTGTATGCGCATATCGTCGGGGTGGATATGGTGCGTAACAGCGACGGTGAGTGCTACGTGCTGGAGGACAACCTGCGCACCCCGTCCGGCGTCTCCTACATGCTGGAAAACCGTAAGATGATGATGCGGCTCTACCCGGAGCTGTTCGCCGACCAGCGTATCGCGCCGGTAGAGCGCTACCCGTCGCTGCTGCTGCAGACGCTGCGCGAGAGTTCACCGGTCAACGATCCGGTGGTGGTGGTACTGACCCCTGGCCGTTTCAACAGCGCCTACTTCGAGCACAGCTTCCTCGCCCAGCAGATGGGGGTGGAGCTGGTGGAGAGCGCCGATCTGTTCGTGAAAGACGGCGCCCTGCTGATGCGCACCACGGCCGGCCCCTGCAAGGTGGACGTGGTCTACCGCCGGGTTGATGACGCGTTCCTCGACCCGCTGGCCTTCCGCGCGGACTCGATGCTTGGCGTGCCCGGCCTGCTGTCGGTGTACCGCAGCGGCAACGTGGTGCTGGCCAATGCGATCGGCACCGGCGTCGCGGATGATAAGTCGATCTACCCGTATGTGCCGGACATGGTGCGTTTCTACCTGAATGAAGATCCGATCCTCAATAACGTACCCACCTGGCAGTGTCGCCGCCCGGATGAACTGTCGTGGGTGCTGGCCAACCTTGAACAGCTGGTGGTGAAGGAGGTGCACGGTGCCGGCGGCTACGGCATGCTGATCGGCCCGGTGGCCAGCCGGCAGGAGCTGGCAGACTTCCGTGCGCGCCTGCAGGCCAAACCGCACAACTACATTGCGCAAAACACCCTGGCGCTCTCCACCTGCCCGACCTTTGTTGACCAGGGGCTGGCACCGCGCCATATCGACCTGCGGCCGTTCGCCCTCAGCGGCGCGGAGATCCGGCTGGTCCCCGGCGGGCTGACGCGCGTGGCGCTGACCGCCGGTTCGCTGGTGGTCAACTCGTCGCAGGGCGGCGGCACCAAGGATACCTGGGTTCTGGAGGATGACGCATGCTAA
- a CDS encoding alpha-E domain-containing protein, with the protein MLSRTASGLYWMARYLERAENIARVLDVTHRLSLMPVRGSLNDELRVPLNLTNTSDLYWSVNDRLAMPQLFSFFALDDRNPGSIYHCWQAAWNNAHAVRGSLSSELWESINASWLELRKLRRRGIDGDGADAFFDWVKARSHLIRGAMFGTLMRGDAMSFIRLGTLLERADCTARLLDVYQYLTDADDDTVREYYRLDTLLRSVSAREAYHTIYRQQLAADGVNEMLILREESPRSLRSCVEEIARQLDLIGGSGDDRPRYLLTVLHARLRFSSWPSLQSDGLHVWLQRFLAELAEIADSIHHTYLEAK; encoded by the coding sequence ATGCTAAGCCGCACGGCCAGTGGCCTGTACTGGATGGCGCGCTATTTAGAGCGCGCCGAGAATATTGCACGGGTGCTTGACGTCACCCACCGCCTCTCCCTGATGCCGGTACGCGGCAGCCTTAACGATGAGCTGCGCGTGCCGCTGAACCTGACCAACACCAGCGACCTCTACTGGTCGGTCAACGATCGGCTGGCGATGCCGCAGCTGTTCAGCTTTTTTGCCCTCGACGATCGCAACCCCGGCAGCATCTACCACTGCTGGCAGGCCGCGTGGAATAACGCCCATGCGGTGCGCGGCAGCCTCTCTTCCGAACTGTGGGAGAGTATTAACGCCAGCTGGCTGGAGCTGCGCAAACTACGGCGCAGGGGGATCGACGGCGACGGGGCCGACGCCTTCTTTGACTGGGTCAAAGCGCGTTCACACCTGATCCGCGGCGCGATGTTCGGCACGCTGATGCGCGGTGATGCGATGAGTTTTATCCGCCTGGGCACCCTGCTGGAACGGGCCGACTGTACCGCCCGCCTGCTCGACGTCTATCAGTACCTGACCGACGCGGATGATGACACGGTGCGCGAATACTACCGGCTGGATACGCTGCTGCGTTCGGTATCGGCGCGCGAGGCCTATCACACCATCTACAGGCAGCAGCTGGCCGCCGACGGCGTCAATGAGATGCTGATCCTGCGTGAGGAGAGCCCACGATCGCTGCGATCCTGCGTGGAGGAGATCGCCCGCCAGCTCGATCTGATCGGCGGCAGCGGGGACGATCGTCCGCGCTATCTGCTGACGGTGCTGCATGCCCGCCTGCGGTTCAGCAGCTGGCCGTCGCTGCAGAGCGACGGGCTGCACGTCTGGCTGCAACGTTTTCTTGCTGAGCTGGCAGAGATCGCCGACAGCATTCATCACACCTATCTTGAGGCGAAGTAA